TTGATAGCCACCACCTTCATGCGAGAATTCCCAAACGCCGCACGAAAGGTATTGCGGCCAATGCGTCCAAAGCCATTAATTGCCACGCGGAGCATAAAGAAGAAATTAAAAGCAGGGGTATTGTATCACACCCCTGCGTGCCCTGTGACTATCCAATTTGCAGACGCGCGAAGCGACGAATCTGGATGTTCTCGCCGAGTTTCGCCACCGCCTCTGCGACGACATCGTTGATGTTCTTTTCTTCATCCTTGACAAACGCTTGTTCAAGCAGACAGATTTCTGAAAAGTATTTCTCCATTTTGCCCTCCACAATTTTCTGCACAATCTCTGCCGGTTTCCCCTGCGCTTCCACCTCCGCCGTCATGAGTGCGCATTCCTTTTCCACAACTTCTGCCGGAACTTCGGTACGACTCACATACAGAGGCGCGGACGCCGCCACATGAAGCGCCAGGTCGTTGCAAAGCGCCTGGAAGCCCTCTGTGCGCGCGACAAAATCTGTTTCACACTGCACCTCCACGAGAACACCAAGCTTGCCCGTGGCATGGACATACGCGTGCACGCGGCCCTCTTTTGTTTCACGCTCTGTCTTCGATGCAGCTTTTGTAATCCCCTTCACGCGCAGGATCTCTGCAGCTTTTTGCGTGTCTCCTGCCGCCTCTTCAAGTGCGCGTTTCGCATCCATCATCCCCGCCCCCGTCTGCTCACGGAGCATCGCGACAGCCTTTGCGTCAATACTCATACCTCCTGTTCTTTTATTTCCTTTTTCCCTTCCTTTTGTGCAGCTGTAGCTTTCCCTTCATTCACGGCCTCTGCCAGGAGTTCATACACCATCTGGATAGAGCGCACCGCG
The DNA window shown above is from Candidatus Uhrbacteria bacterium and carries:
- a CDS encoding elongation factor Ts; protein product: MSIDAKAVAMLREQTGAGMMDAKRALEEAAGDTQKAAEILRVKGITKAASKTERETKEGRVHAYVHATGKLGVLVEVQCETDFVARTEGFQALCNDLALHVAASAPLYVSRTEVPAEVVEKECALMTAEVEAQGKPAEIVQKIVEGKMEKYFSEICLLEQAFVKDEEKNINDVVAEAVAKLGENIQIRRFARLQIG